Proteins encoded together in one Quercus lobata isolate SW786 chromosome 3, ValleyOak3.0 Primary Assembly, whole genome shotgun sequence window:
- the LOC115980705 gene encoding extensin-1-like: protein MPAPIPHASPQPEVPPPILDTSPQFEVPPPMVDASLQPEVPSPTPPPQPNFDLDIDQNLAPPILPKTPSYPPTNCSAPTPSLYIEHHYPPTSSSSDPLGPPVGIDTLQPHTDVPDEHPPHQPSHP from the coding sequence ATGCCTGCACCCATCCCGCACGCATCTCCTCAGCCTGAGGTCCCTCCACCCATCCTAGATACATCTCCTCAGTTCGAGGTCCCTCCACCCATGGTAGATGCATCTCTTCAGCCCGAGGTCCCTTCACCCACCCCACCTCCGCAGCCCAATTTTGATCTTGATATTGATCAAAATTTGGCCCCTCCTATACTCCCTAAGACACCCTCGTACCCACCCACCAACTGTAGTGCACCCACTCCTAGCCTCTACATAGAGCATCATTACCCACCTACCTCATCCTCATCTGACCCTCTAGGACCTCCGGTTGGGATTGACACTCTACAGCCACATACTGATGTACCGGACGAGCATCCCCCTCATCAACCTTCACACCCATGA
- the LOC115980706 gene encoding uncharacterized protein LOC115980706 has product MGLYSVEVALLNLITISSTWARVIDVMDSESGSRLFGFIGAGATVGQLFGSLFATGMASLGPFLLLFAALLMEFAAQSSKGINKDVSHNSHLPEELTPIRALADQLEGTKEEEHKKYRGMVVEYIMTALVWAFTHVVQPGDCITLLVVVPSQGSAFPATSSSLIPPL; this is encoded by the exons ATGGGCCTTTACTCAGTTGAG GTTGCTCTGCTTAATCTAATAACAATTTCTTCAACTTGGGCAAGAGTGATTGATGTCATGGACAGCGAG TCAGGTTCAAGATTGTTTGGGTTCATTGGTGCTGGTGCCACAGTTGGCCAGCTTTTTGGGTCATTGTTTGCCACCGGAATGGCTTCGTTGGGGCCAT TTCTACTCCTATTTGCTGCTTTGCTAATGGAATTTGCTGCACAGTCATCAAAAGGGATAAACAAGGATGTATCCCATAATTCCCATCTTCCTGAGGAATTAACTCCCATCAG GGCCCTTGCAGATCAGTTGGAAGGCACCAAAGAGGAGGAACATAAAAAGTATCGCGGTATGGTGGTAGAATATATTATG aCTGCTCTGGTGTGGGCCTTCACCCATGTTGTTCAACCTGGGGATTGCATTACATTGCTTGTGGTTGTTCCTTCACAAGGTTCAG CTTTTCCAGCAACATCTTCTTCTCTTATACCTCCTCTAtag